A window of the Fusarium poae strain DAOMC 252244 chromosome 3, whole genome shotgun sequence genome harbors these coding sequences:
- a CDS encoding hypothetical protein (SECRETED:SignalP(1-21)~TransMembrane:1 (n6-17c21/22o190-215i)~BUSCO:50037at5125), whose amino-acid sequence MKNSTLFSMAIAVASLVGVNGQVSGKIKGEQWPVAKPVLNEIKGQGCWKSNGNMTQVYSGTSTTSGDCWNRCKKQYAVFALQADACYCGQLYPQEGDQVDDDKCDWECPGWPYEACGALKKYYSVFNSGKQLAPDNYVEEKSTSSAAPSSTEAASSTAAGGDSSASTQTDEAAASSEAAEDDDKKDGPNVAAIAAGVVVGVVVVAAIGGGAIFFVRRRRNAEIEEEHRRNAAVNAFINGSKPPGSSGSISMTDSRLDPVMAHRRLSDGSIADNQDYSRRILRVTNA is encoded by the exons ATGAAGAACTCAACGCTTTTTTCAATGGCCATTGCGGTTGCTAGCCTTGTCGGTGTCAACGGACAAGTCAGTGGAAAGATAAAAGGAGAGCAATGGCCCGTCGCCAAACCCGTCTTGAATGAGATAAAAGGCCAGGGTTGTTGGAAATCCAATGGCAATATGACTCAGGTGTATTCAGGAACCTCCACAACGTCCGGCGACTGCTGGAATCGATGCAAGAAGCAGTACGCTGTATTCGCTCTCCAGGCCGATGCATGTTACTGTGGCCAGCTTTACCCGCAAGAAGGTGATCAGGTTGACGATGACAAATGTGACTGGGAATGCCCTGGCTGGCCTTACGAAGCTTGCGGTGCGCTGAAGAAATACTACTCCGTTTTCAACTCAGGAAAACAACTAGCACCCGACAACTACGTGGAGGAGAAGTCGACCTCAAGTGCTGCGCCCTCATCAACCGAggccgcttccagcaccgccgctGGAGGTGACTCTTCTGCCTCCACTCAAACCGACGAAGCAGCTGCAAGCTCAGAAGCCGCTGAGGATGACGATAAGAAAGACGGCCCCAATGTAGCCGCTATTGCCGCCGGAGTTGTGGTCGGTGTTGTGGTGGTCGCTGCcattggtggtggtgccATCTTCTTTGTTCGCCGCCGGCGCAACGCAGAGATTGAGGAGGAGCACCGACGAAACGCTGCTGTAAATGCATTCATCAACGGCTCCAAGCCCCcaggcagcagcggcagTATTTCCATGACCGATTCCCGTCTCGATCCCGTTATGGCCCATCGACGGCTCAGCGATGGCAGCATCGCCGATAACCAAGATTACTCCCGAAGGATTCTACGG GTCACCAACGCTTAA
- a CDS encoding hypothetical protein (SECRETED:SignalP(1-20)), with protein sequence MPNLISYFVLSFCLIGLVKSLDSGTGSDSVCGYIDGDIDRALECSSKSCGFLSIQGHSNRYIGCCDGVYCAIPTVCIESGSASNSYTVECINDSLPACATYTWPELEAKGYFCAPSRTTVTVITETTFGGQTTSTADRSATAGPPDPSSDPFSRPTETAARPTVTVTASGHPQPTEGGGPNLGTEHDLSSRQRIGAGVGSGVSGGLLLVFFVEGVIGGKVHIDDHILSGYRVDDPTKIGGKSGPGNLQALVMIALAMQDNDKTKDASSLNIL encoded by the exons ATGCCAAACCTTATATCCTACTTTGTTCTCAGCTTCTGCCTCATCGGACTGGTCAAATCATTGGATAGCGGCACAGGATCCGATTCTGTTTGCGGATATATCGATGGTG ATATTGATCGTGCCCTTGAATGCTCATCTAAATCTTGTGGTTTCTTATCCATACAAGGCCACAGCAATAGATATATCGGGTGTTGTGATGGCGTGTATTGTGCCATTCCGACTGTATGTATCGAATCAGGCTCAGCATCCAACAGTTACACTGTGGAGTG CATCAACGACTCCCTCCCGGCATGTGCAACGTATACATGGCCAGAGCTCGAGGCAAAGGGATACTTCTGTGCACCTTCTAGGACTACCGTAACAGTAATCACAGAAACAACTTTTGGTGGTCAGACCACTTCAACAGCCGACAGGTCAGCGACAGCAGGTCCACCAGATCCAAGCAGCGATCCTTTTTCAAGGCCAACAGAAACTGCAGCGCGGCCGACTGTAACTGTGACGGCGAGTGGGCACCCGCAACCAACAGAGGGTGGTGGACCAAACCTGGGGACCGAACATG ACTTGAGCTCACGACAGAGAATTGGCGCAGGAGTTGGCTCAGGGGTTTCTGGGGGATTGCTCTTGGTCTTTTTTGT GGAGGGTGTTATTGGTGGCAAAGTCCACATAGATGATCATATCCTCAGTGGATACAGAGTAGACGATCCGACAAAAATTGGAGGAAAATCAGGGCCTGGGAATCTCCAAGCCTTGGTTATGATCGCACTAGCGATGCAAGACAacgacaagaccaaggacGCCAGCAGTCTCAATATCTTATGA
- a CDS encoding hypothetical protein (TransMembrane:1 (o376-394i)~BUSCO:37588at5125), protein MRNSSQRITLNVARLFHTSVPGPRLRRPHRSFHITSLANLPRKRSFFTSNPYLSQADDDYRPSTETSKEEKGSSAAKRKPTRSNTAKNSLRRVAIIAQQPKRGPTTPGSTSDEPSNVASATCVAESFNMPLVLEILSSHGFDIDPDGTKFDANEVVHARGVNGGDIFVFPSGTIVTWSLPPDVVTRQIMRAAEEAHEIKLREFEDLEFTTDTNREASVLKGDLIVLGTRKEHKEADKLDTTLAKVAFSSGLARSTKLAVLETALTSYFESTRNIPALLSQGAGIPLGRRFILQKTGELLSLRARLNHYSELTDSLPDIFWDTSSELGLEGYYEQVGRALDVNVRIRALNQKMDYAAEIATVLREMSSEQHGTRLEWIIILLIAVEVVFELRRIVLEMMQEREMATDLPKPAMPVV, encoded by the coding sequence ATGAGGAATTCCTCCCAGCGGATCACCCTCAATGTCGCCCGCCTCTTTCACACTTCAGTCCCCGGGCCGCGGCTGAGGAGGCCCCATCGTTCATTCCATATCACATCTCTGGCTAACCTCCCACGGAAGCGAAGCTTCTTTACCTCGAACCCCTACCTTTCCCAAGCCGACGATGATTACCGTCCATCAACTGAGACTagcaaggaagagaagggtTCTTCTGCAGCAAAGAGAAAGCCTACTCGATCCAACACAGCCAAGAATTCTTTGCGCCGTGTTGCTATCATAGCCCAGCAGCCAAAGCGAGGTCCAACAACGCCAGGAAGTACCAGCGATGAACCCTCCAACGTGGCCAGCGCAACCTGCGTTGCAGAATCATTCAACATGCCGTTGGTTCTTGAGATCCTCTCATCTCATGGTTTCGACATTGATCCGGATGGCACAAAATTCGATGCAAACGAAGTGGTTCATGCAAGAGGAGTGAATGGTGGGGACATCTTTGTCTTTCCCTCTGGTACAATCGTGACATGGTCGCTTCCACCAGACGTCGTTACCAGGCAGATCATGCGTGCTGCCGAGGAAGCCCATGAAATCAAACTTCGGGAGTTTGAAGATCTTGAATTTACAACCGATACAAACCGAGAAGCAAGCGTGCTTAAGGGTGATCTCATTGTCCTCGGCACACGGAAGGAGCACAAGGAAGCTGACAAGCTGGACACTACCCTAGCAAAGGTTGCTTTCTCCTCAGGTCTTGCCCGAAGTACAAAGCTCGCCGTTCTTGAGACAGCATTGACGTCGTACTTTGAGAGTACGCGCAACATTCCCGCCCTTCTCTCCCAAGGCGCTGGCATACCACTCGGCCGTCGCTTCATCCTCCAAAAGACAGGTGAACTTCTTAGTCTTCGCGCTCGTCTCAACCACTACTCCGAGTTGACCGATTCCCTGCCCGATATCTTCTGGGACACTAGCTCCGAATTGGGCCTCGAGGGGTACTATGAGCAAGTCGGTCGTGCGCTGGACGTCAATGTACGTATCCGCGCACTCAATCAGAAAATGGACTACGCCGCCGAAATCGCCACAGTTCTACGCGAAATGTCAAGTGAGCAGCACGGCACAAGGCTAGAGTGGATAATTATTTTGCTCATCGCCGTTGAGGTCGTCTTTGAGCTGCGCCGCATCGTTCTAGAGATGATGCAGGAGCGTGAGATGGCTACTGATCTGCCAAAACCTGCTATGCCAGTGGTGTAG
- a CDS encoding hypothetical protein (TransMembrane:7 (o57-80i92-120o140-160i172-190o241-261i297-320o340-360i)), translating to MSSPKVDCSQWVELNDFSSYVRLLDSKTQFKKDNLELCQSEICTAVYGTGNPDISGIGVAIGYVLEITLSVFLSLAVIVLKQSGKTSQWHRIVKTGLAAFVDSAAYFALSLQLATIAVLVRKDYGMSTADLGAIEARISQSVAVVSMMPLLYPIALLEPLEKTCLRDNVRHNARLLLLSLTIALSFYPFLSRCIHAFDVSPIGNGEGSEVSSTDWDAIEDMCFPHEYRQLGETMTYRSLNWLELTASLIAYLFSFWLLAGLPKTHPHLNEKAQEGQESEVEPSWRDRVNVWFSGRPVISVVPLFVVVGLSVPLLWAVFTLRKVQGEISKNMGQEYDGNEWGFGQIVSIVLFIPVAVDMVYQWRFGQTYEQ from the exons ATGTCAAGTCCTAAAGTCGATTGCTCGCAATGGGTGGAACTGAATGACTTCAGTAGCTACGTCCGCCTTCTCGACTCCAAGACCCAATTCAAGAAGGATAATTTGGAACTCTGCCAGAGCGAGATATGTACTGCGGTATACGGCACAGGCAATCCTGATATATCTGGCATTGGG GTTGCCATCGGTTATGTTCTTGAGATCACACTCAGTGTTTTCTTGTCCCTTGCAGTCATTGTACTTAAGCAAAGTGGGAAAACCAGCCAGTGGCATCGTATTGTAAAAACCGGCCTGGCAGCTTTCGTTGACTCGGCCGCATACTTTGCACTCTCACTGCAGCTTGCAACAATCGCGGTGCTTGTACGCAAAGATTACGGAATGAGTACCGCAGATCTGGGCGCTATCGAAGCTCGTATCTCTCAATCTGTGGCCGTGGTGAGCATGATGCCACTCTTGTATCCTATTGCCCTCTTAGAGCCACTGGAAAAAACATGCCTGAGGGACAATGTGAGGCACAATGCCAGGTTACTGTTGTTAAGTTTAACAATAGCACTGTCATTCTACCCCTTTCTATCGAGATGCATACATGCTTTCGACGTCAGTCCGATCGGCAATGGCGAAGGGTCAGAGGTATCATCGACCGACTGGGACGCTATCGAAGATATGTGTTTCCCCCACGAGTACAGACAACTGGGAGAGACTATGACCTATCGGTCTTTGAACTGGTTAGAACTTACTGCCTCCCTGATCGCATACCTATTCTCATTCTGGCTCCTTGCCGGTCTTCCAAAAACACACCCCCATCTCAACGAGAAGGCACAAGAAGGTCAAGAATCAGAGGTTGAGCCTTCTTGGCGGGACCGAGTCAACGTGTGGTTTAGTGGTAGGCCAGTTATTTCCGTGGTGCCCCTCTTTGTGGTTGTTGGCTTGTCTGTACCATTGCTATGGGCGGTCTTCACTTTGAGAAAAGTCCAAGGGGAGATATCCAAGAACATGGGTCAGGAATACGATGGAAATGAATGGGGCTTTGGACAAATTGTTTCTATTGTTCTGTTCATCCCTGTTGCAGTTGATATGGTATATCAATGGAGGTTCGGGCAAACATACGAGCAGTAA
- a CDS encoding hypothetical protein (SECRETED:SignalP(1-22)), which translates to MKFTTLITTLLSITTGAQLASAACCDLKVCDGFNLKGRCKTSCYQYTNTPIAINGDGLKGPIASGKTDTDCRCTLGKDNQSCMLVNSNKRGTNAPNHCLTGIAFAQCQRA; encoded by the exons ATGAAGTTCACAACATTAATTACTACCCTTCTCTCTATCACAACTGGGGCACAACTCGCTTCGGCTGCCTGTTGCGACCTCAAAGTCTGCGATGGCTTCAACCTCAAGGGCAGATGCAAGACTTCTTGCTACCAATACACCAATACGCCGATCGCCATCAATGGAGATGGATTGAAGGGGCCTATCGCTTCTGGCAAGACTGACACGGATTGCAGATGTACCTTGGGAAAGGACAA CCAATCCTGCATGCTCGTCAACTCCAACAAAAGGGGCACCAATGCCCCTAACCATTGCCTCACTGGTATTGCTTTTGCCCAATGCCAGCGTGCTTAA
- the PEP4 gene encoding saccharopepsin (SECRETED:SignalP(1-17)~MEROPS:MER0000941~BUSCO:25777at5125), giving the protein MKSALLTAAALLGSAQAGVHKMKLNKVPLADQLAMNSVEDHLQSLGQKYMGAARPKNAADYAFATNVPSVEGGHPVPVSNFMNAQYFSEITIGTPPQSFKVVLDTGSSNLWVPSQECGSIACYLHSKYDSSASSTYKKNGSEFEIHYGSGSLSGFVSNDVVSIGDLKIKDQDFAEATKEPGLAFAFGRFDGILGLGYDRIAVNGMVPPFYQMVNQKLLDEPVFAFYLDGQEGQSEATFGGVDKSKYTGDLEYIPLRRKAYWEVDLDAIAFGDEVAEQENTGAILDTGTSLNVLPSALAELLNKEIGAKKGYNGQYTIECDKVSSLPDITFTLAGSNYSLPSTDYILEVQGSCISTFQGMDFPEPVGPLVILGDAFLRRYYSVYDLGKNAVGLARAK; this is encoded by the exons ATGAAGAGCGCTCTTCTTACCGCTGCCGCGCTTCTGGGCTCTGCCCAGGCCGGCGTTCACAAGATGAAGCTTAACAAGGTTCCTCTTGCCGACCAGCTG GCTATGAACTCCGTTGAGGATCACCTCCAGAGCCTCGGCCAGAAGTACATGGGTGCTGCTCGCCCCAAGAACGCTGCCGACTACGCTTTTGCTACCAACGTCCCCAGCGTCGAGGGTGGCCACCCCGTCCCTGTTTCCAACTTTATGAACGCCCAGT ACTTTTCCGAGATCACCATTGGTACTCCTCCTCAGAGCTTCAAGGTTGTCCTCGACACCGGTAGCTCCAACCTTTGGGTTCCTTCCCAAGAGTGTGGTAGCATCGCCTGCTACCTCCACTCCAAGTACGACTCATCTGCTTCATCCACCTACAAGAAGAACGGCAGCGAGTTCGAGATTCATTACGGCTCTGGCAGCTTGTCCGGTTTCGTATCCAACGATGTCGTTTCCATTGGCGACCTCAAGATTAAGGACCAGGACTTTGCTGAGGCGACAAAGGAGCCCGGCCTGGCCTTTGCTTTCGGTCGCTTCGATGGTATCCTCGGTCTCGGTTACGACCGCATTGCCGTGAACGGCATGGTCCCTCCCTTCTACCAAATGGTTAACCAGAAGCTGCTGGACGAGCCCGTCTTCGCTTTCTACCTCGACGGCCAGGAGGGTCAGAGCGAGGCCActtttggtggtgttgacaAGTCCAAGTACACTGGCGACCTCGAGTACATTCCTCTCCGTCGCAAGGCTTACTGGGAGGTCGACCTTGACGCTATTGCTTTCGGCGATGAGGTTGCCGAGCAGGAGAACACTGGTGCCATCCTCGACACCGGCACATCACTGAACGTTCTCCCCAGCGCTCTTGCTGAACTCCTGAACAAGGAGATTGGTGCCAAGAAGGGCTACAACGGCCAGTACACCATCGAGTGCGACAAGGTTTCCTCTCTGCCCGACATCACCTTCACACTTGCCGGTTCCAACTATAGCCTTCCCTCCACCGACTACATTCTCGAGGTTCAGGGCAGCTGTATCTCTACCTTCCAGGGTATGGACTTCCCTGAGCCCGTGGGTCCTCTTGTTATTCTTGGTGACGCTTTCCTCCGACGATACTACTCTGTCTACGACCTCGGCAAGAACGCTGTCGGTCTGGCTCGCGCCAAGTAA
- a CDS encoding hypothetical protein (BUSCO:14411at5125): protein MTTPTMAQPTAAQANGTSESPTLDKAQSVAPGKRKRDVEEEEDRDEEMVSDEQKPAITNGEPKKDQRDLIKSFVEVLSSYDVGPSILKRPLPEFFDGDDEDDHRVKRQKSTDLSTISDKATANVYEDLDQVADDLVSAIHVALKEIKMQPSDDKDESADDTLRTQIADFKDKAMQLLRREKAYPKISSDPLPVEAKLPSSPQRGELALSVVGFAPQEKRLFSSLPVSNETNLRDLALPPGVSLTHIMPASSHERAQTLGDLFSSPRSLPPLQPPKQPKTQAKGNTLDFYHPELTDNCKFRNASYFTTKLSAGCYLDYSNATPSSQTLNKQRERAQSLAGKRPSTTELELSEMESLFRGAFSSFAPCKDDSGALVPSSVAGRMWWQRSGHKNFQNMIEVEYYGSANDEEKTDKNNVMEIDEKAIQEAIDNWDESVVDPSLEEALGTKRTNEEKEADEILEEVTDLIETLSSYQRIRNLNLPNSQNRSSSDPVTGDMLATPGPTPSEGEQATYQVLKAQLALIIKTLPPYAVAKLNGDQLEDLLISTKVQVQTDGYKGVMEEDEAGVQARLRAQQQAAQVNARPPPQRTPSISGVSYGHHTPQNQYATPQRTPSMSQQQYYRPGPTPSFQPQPRPMPAQARPPQPNQYSRPNGYPAQYATQVAKAQTPYGHQNMPQYASQQRPQFGQMPAQPGTPGQRYPFQPGYPQQQAATPAQPNFGVYTNGQGMPQRTMSPVVNRQAYNASPNNMQQQQPPRYGTPNQAAGNQMNRYPSNPPQQGTPAQNPGLTGYHTVIPEAQQQRILDQAKARVAAQERSAMFTDKIAQPGTPGYGVGNGSVGVMDANRLAAARASIAAQQKPPTPNSSRSSMNGTPGPPPPHKVTPVPVPPIPGMQHKPSQ from the exons ATGACCACACCCACCATGGCCCAGCCTACGGCCGCCCAAGCCAACGGCACCTCAGAATCGCCAACCCTCGATAAGGCGCAATCCGTCGCCCCAGGAAAGCGAAAACGCgatgttgaagaagaagaggatcgCGATGAGGAAATGGTTTCCGATGAGCAAAAGCCTGCCATTACCAATGGGGAACCCAAAAAAGACCAACGCGACTTGATAAAATCTTTCGTTGAAGTCCTTAGCAG CTACGACGTCGGTCCCTCCATCCTCAAGCGCCCCCTCCCCGAATTTTTTGATGgtgacgacgaagacgatcaTCGAGTAAAGCGTCAGAAGTCGACCGACCTGTCCACCATCTCCGACAAGGCTACTGCGAATGTGTATGAGGATCTTGACCAGGTGGCCGATGACCTGGTGTCCGCAATCCATGTCGCTCTCAAGGAAATCAAGATGCAGCCTTCTGATGATAAGGATGAGTCGGCCGACGACACGTTGAGGACACAAATCGCAGATTTCAAGGACAAGGCCATGCAACTTCTTCGTCGAGAAAAGGCCTACCCCAAGATTAGTTCAGACCCTCTTCCCGTCGAGGCCAAGCTGCCGTCATCTCCTCAAAGGGGAGAATTGGCACTCTCTGTTGTCGGATTTGCACCTCAAGAGAAGAGACTATTCTCCAGTCTTCCAGTTTCCAATGAAACCAACTTGCGTGACCTGGCCCTGCCTCCGGGCGTATCATTAACGCACATAATGCCCGCATCTTCCCATGAACGAGCCCAGACCCTGGGGGATTTGTTTTCATCACCTCGGTCTTTGCCACCTTTACAACCCCCCAAGCAGCCCAAGACACAAGCCAAGGGCAACACGCTGGATTTTTATCATCCAGAACTGACCGACAACTGCAAGTTCCGAAATGCTAGTTACTTCACTACTAAGTTGTCTGCAGGGTGCTACCTTGACTATAGCAACGCGACCCCTTCGTCACAAACCTTGAACAAACAACGAGAACGTGCGCAAAGTCTAGCTGGAAAGCGACCTTCGACCACCGAACTTGAGTTGTCTGAGATGGAATCCCTTTTCCGGGGCGCATTTTCCAGTTTTGCTCCTTGTAAGGACGACTCAGGAGCACTAGTGCCATCCAGCGTAGCGGGTCGAATGTGGTGGCAGCGATCGGGACACAAGAACTTTCAGAACATGATCGAGGTTGAATACTACGGCAGCGCTAACGATGAGGAGAAGACCGATAAAAACAATGTCATGGAAATTGACGAGAAGGCTATCCAGGAAGCGATTGATAACTGGGACGAGTCCGTCGTTGATCCGTCACTGGAAGAGGCTCTGGGAACTAAGCGAACGaacgaggagaaggaagcGGATGAGATCCTTGAAGAGGTCACCGACTTGATCGAAACACTGTCTTCCTACCAGCGTATTCGAAATCTCAACCTCCCCAACTCACAAAACCGTTCATCGAGCGACCCAGTCACAGGTGATATGCTGGCTACCCCTGGCCCGACTCCTTCTGAGGGTGAGCAAGCTACGTACCAGGTGCTCAAGGCTCAGCTTGCATTGATCATCAAGACTCTACCACCGTACGCAGTAGCCAAATTGAACGGAGATCAGCTCGAGGATCTTCTCATCAGCACCAAGGTCCAGGTTCAGACCGATGGTTACAAGGGAGttatggaagaggatgaagcgGGTGTTCAGGCCCGGTTGAGAGCCCAGCAACAAGCTGCCCAAGTCAACGCTCGACCACCTCCACAACGTACACCTAGTATATCGGGTGTTTCTTACGGGCATCACACGCCCCAGAATCAGTATGCAACCCCTCAACGAACCCCTTCAATGTCGCAGCAACAATACTACAGGCCTGGACCTACACCAAGCTTTCAGCCTCAGCCGCGGCCTATGCCTGCTCAAGCCCGACCCCCTCAACCTAACCAGTATTCCCGACCCAACGGGTACCCTGCGCAGTACGCAACCCAAGTTGCGAAAGCTCAAACTCCTTACGGCCACCAGAATATGCCTCAGTATGCTTCTCAACAAAGACCTCAGTTTGGACAGATGCCGGCTCAACCAGGAACGCCTGGTCAGAGATACCCTTTCCAGCCAGGCTATCCCCAGCAGCAAGCTGCTACCCCTGCGCAACCCAACTTTGGGGTTTACACGAACGGGCAAGGCATGCCGCAACGCACGATGTCCCCTGTGGTCAATAGGCAAGCCTACAACGCATCGCCGAATAATatgcagcaacagcagcccCCGCGATATGGCACGCCGAATCAAGCGGCGGGAAATCAAATGAATAGGTACCCGAGCAACCCCCCTCAACAAGGAACACCTGCTCAGAACCCTGGACTTACAGGATATCACACCGTTATTCCTGAGGCACAACAGCAACGCATCCTCGATCAAGCGAAAGCCAGGGTTGCTGCCCAGGAGCGGTCCGCCATGTTCACCGACAAGATCGCGCAGCCAGGCACGCCCGGTTATGGAGTAGGAAATGGCTCGGTGGGTGTCATGGATGCCAACAGGCTTGCAGCTGCTCGGGCAAGCATCGCCGCCCAGCAGAAGCCCCCGACACCCAACTCTTCACGATCGAGTATGAATGGGACACCAGGACCACCGCCTCCGCACAAGGTGACTCCTGTCCCAGTCCCACCAATTCCAGGCATGCAGCATAAGCCATCGCAATAG
- a CDS encoding hypothetical protein (BUSCO:37633at5125) — MDLNPKYDNYDFPIKGPEKQDGHAGYLTEEQIAKLHQFRMMLESEGCTERLDTLTLLRFLRARKFDVEASKAMFLDTEKWRKETKLDETVPVWDYPEKAEISKYYTQFYHKTDKDGRPIYIETLGGIDLNAMYKITTADRMLQNLAVEYERVADPRLPACSRKAGHLLETCCTVMDLKGVSIGKVPQVYSYVKQASVISQNYYPERLGKLYIINAPWGFSTVWSIVKGYLDPVTVSKINILGSGYKSELLKQIPAENLPKAFGGECECEGGCENSDAGPWHEAEFARPAWWEKKQDAKVIENKGSEIEEPAKAPEAAPVAEGADATQTAPAPAPAAA, encoded by the exons ATGGATCTGAACCCCAAGTACGACAACTATGATTTCCCTATCAAGGGCCCTGAGAAGCAGGACGGCCACGCTGGTTACCTCACAGAGGAGCAGATTGCCAAGCTTCACCAGTTCCGCATGATGCTCGAGTCCGAGGGTTGCACCGAGCGATTGGACACATTGACTCTG CTTCGATTCCTCCGAGCGCGCAAGTTCGATGTCGAGGCCTCGAAAGCCAT GTTCTTGGATACCGAGAAATGGCGAAAGGAGACCAAGCTCGACGAGACTGTGCCTGTCTGGGACTACCCCGAGAAGGCTGAGATCAGCAAGTACTACACTCAGTTCTACCACAAGACCGACAAG GATGGCCGACCAATCTACATCGAGACTCTTGGCGGTATCGACCTGAACGCTATGTACAAGATCACCACCGCTGATCGTATGCTTCAAAACCTTGCTGTCGAGTACGAGCGCGTTGCCGATCCCCGTCTTCCCGCTTGCTCCCGCAAGGCTGGTCACCTCCTCGAGACATGCTGCACTGTTATGGACCTCAAGGGTGTCTCCATCGGCAAGGTTCCTCAGGTTTACTCCTACGTCAAGCAGGCTTCCGTCATCTCCCAGAACTACTACCCCGAGCGTCTCGGCAAGTTGTATATCATCAACGCCCCTTGGGGTTTCTCTACTGTCTGGAGCATTGTCAAGGGCTATTTGGACCCCGTCACCGTTTCCAAGATCAACATCCTCGGATCCGGATACAAGAGCGAGCTTCTCAAGCAAATCCCTGCCGAGAACCTTCCCAAGGCCTTCGGCGGTGAGTGCGAGTGTGAGGGTGGCTGTGAGAACAGCGACGCTGGTCCTTGGCATGAGGCCGAGTTTGCCCGCCCTGCTTGGtgggagaagaagcaggATGCCAAGGTCATTGAGAACAAGGGCTCTGAGATCGAGGAGCCCGCAAAGGCCCCCGAGGCTGCTCCTGTTGCTGAGGGTGCTGACGCTACTCAGACAGCTCCTGCTCCCGCCCCTGCTGCTGCTTAA